One Phenylobacterium hankyongense DNA segment encodes these proteins:
- a CDS encoding DNA recombination protein RmuC: protein MNAPILAALAAALVAIVALAWGFLERRRAAAADAKAWDLSERANSAEARVRMLEDQSGVQAELVKAQVAQSATSVAQAILKQNEEALHNRDQLAQARLEAQLKPVAETLQKFQEQVAAVEKIRVEETGGLKEQIAQLLVASTATQDEARKLSAALRRGAGVQGRWGEQTLRNVLEAAGLTHRYDFQEQTSTDTEEGRRRPDVTVRLPGGGLFVIDAKCSLNAFLDLQDATDDVTREACGVRHVQSVRGHIQGLSAKAYWDQFDASPDFVAMFVPGDSILAAALDRAPDLMTEAMDKRVVIVTPTTLFALCKAVVYGWRVEEQAANAQKIADLGRELYKRIAVMGSHAAAVGKSLETAVGRYNQFVGSLETQVLTQARRFEDLKVDHQVREVPQLEPIDTAVRPLAKLAAADAPQVRLVAGGDEA, encoded by the coding sequence ATGAACGCACCCATCCTCGCCGCCCTTGCGGCCGCGCTCGTGGCCATCGTCGCCCTGGCCTGGGGCTTCCTGGAGCGCCGGCGCGCCGCCGCGGCCGACGCCAAGGCCTGGGATCTCTCGGAGCGCGCCAACAGCGCCGAGGCCCGGGTGCGGATGCTGGAGGACCAGTCCGGCGTCCAGGCGGAGCTGGTGAAGGCCCAGGTCGCGCAATCGGCGACCAGCGTCGCCCAGGCCATCCTCAAGCAGAACGAGGAGGCGCTGCACAACCGCGACCAGCTCGCCCAGGCCCGGCTCGAGGCGCAGCTGAAGCCGGTCGCCGAGACGCTGCAGAAATTCCAGGAACAGGTCGCCGCCGTGGAGAAGATCCGCGTCGAGGAGACCGGCGGCCTGAAGGAGCAGATCGCCCAGCTGCTGGTCGCCTCCACCGCCACCCAGGACGAGGCCCGCAAGCTGTCGGCGGCGCTGCGCCGCGGGGCGGGCGTGCAGGGGCGCTGGGGCGAGCAGACCCTGCGCAACGTGCTGGAGGCGGCGGGCCTGACCCACCGCTACGACTTCCAGGAGCAGACCTCCACCGACACCGAGGAGGGCCGCCGGCGGCCCGACGTCACCGTGCGCCTGCCGGGCGGCGGCCTGTTCGTCATCGACGCCAAGTGCTCGCTGAACGCCTTCCTCGACCTGCAGGACGCCACCGACGACGTGACCCGGGAAGCCTGCGGCGTGCGGCATGTGCAGAGCGTGCGCGGCCACATCCAGGGCCTGTCGGCCAAGGCCTACTGGGACCAGTTCGACGCCTCGCCGGACTTCGTGGCGATGTTCGTGCCCGGCGATTCCATCCTGGCGGCGGCGCTGGACCGCGCCCCCGACCTGATGACCGAGGCCATGGACAAGCGGGTGGTGATCGTCACACCGACCACCCTGTTCGCGCTGTGCAAGGCGGTGGTCTATGGCTGGCGGGTCGAGGAGCAGGCGGCCAACGCCCAGAAGATCGCCGACCTGGGGCGCGAGCTCTATAAGCGCATCGCGGTCATGGGCAGCCATGCCGCGGCGGTCGGCAAGTCGCTGGAGACCGCGGTCGGCCGCTACAACCAGTTTGTGGGCTCGCTGGAGACCCAGGTGCTGACCCAGGCGCGCCGCTTCGAGGACCTCAAGGTCGACCACCAGGTGCGCGAGGTGCCGCAGCTGGAGCCGATCGACACCGCGGTGCGGCCGCTCGCCAAGCTCGCCGCGGCCGATGCGCCGCAGGTCCGGCTGGTGGCCGGCGGCGACGAGGCGTAA
- a CDS encoding peptide deformylase has product MALREILVVPHPILKQVSEPVAKVDDDLRALMDDMLETMYDAPGIGLAAIQIGVPKRVIVMDIARPEEPKQPRYYVNPEIVWASEETLPYEEGCLSVPEIYDEVERPARVKLRYLNYQGEPVEEDAEGLFAVCIQHEMDHLDGVLFIDHLSRLKREQAVKKVKKLVKVVA; this is encoded by the coding sequence ATGGCTCTCCGAGAAATTCTTGTCGTTCCGCATCCCATCCTGAAGCAGGTGTCCGAACCTGTGGCGAAGGTCGACGACGACCTGCGCGCGCTGATGGATGACATGCTGGAGACCATGTACGACGCGCCCGGCATCGGCCTGGCGGCGATCCAGATTGGCGTGCCCAAGCGGGTGATCGTCATGGACATCGCCCGCCCGGAGGAGCCGAAGCAGCCGCGCTATTACGTCAATCCGGAGATCGTCTGGGCCTCCGAGGAGACCCTGCCCTACGAGGAGGGCTGCCTGTCGGTGCCGGAGATCTACGACGAGGTCGAGCGTCCGGCCCGGGTTAAGCTGCGCTACCTCAACTACCAGGGCGAGCCGGTCGAGGAGGACGCCGAGGGCCTGTTCGCCGTCTGCATCCAGCACGAGATGGACCACCTCGACGGCGTGCTGTTCATCGACCACCTGTCGCGCCTGAAGCGCGAGCAGGCGGTGAAGAAGGTCAAGAAGCTGGTCAAGGTCGTGGCCTAG
- the fmt gene encoding methionyl-tRNA formyltransferase, whose amino-acid sequence MRLAFLGTPDFSVAVLKALVEAGHEIACAYSQPPAPRGRGQALRPSPVQAFAEEHGIAVRTPASMRDPAEVEGFRALGADAAVVVAFGQILPREVLEAPRLGSFNLHASLLPRWRGAAPIQRAIMAGDEVTGVEVMRMTEGLDEGPVLATATVRIGPLDTAGTLHDRLAGAAAELIVATLPAIEGGAAAETPQADDGVTYAKKIRPKEARLNWAKPGVEVDRKIRGLSPFPGAWFQLPTDKGPVRVKALLSAFEDADGAPGTVLDDRLLVACGEGAVRLLRVQREGKGPQDAETFLRGAPVAAGTQLG is encoded by the coding sequence ATGCGTCTCGCCTTCCTCGGCACCCCCGATTTTTCCGTCGCCGTCCTCAAGGCCCTGGTCGAGGCCGGGCACGAGATCGCCTGCGCCTATTCCCAGCCGCCCGCGCCCCGAGGCCGGGGCCAGGCGCTTCGGCCCTCGCCAGTGCAGGCGTTCGCCGAAGAGCACGGCATCGCGGTGCGCACGCCGGCCTCCATGCGCGACCCCGCCGAGGTCGAGGGCTTCCGGGCGCTGGGCGCGGACGCCGCGGTGGTCGTGGCGTTCGGCCAGATCCTGCCGCGCGAGGTGCTGGAGGCGCCGCGGCTCGGCAGCTTCAACCTGCACGCCTCCCTGCTGCCGCGCTGGCGCGGCGCCGCCCCCATCCAGCGCGCGATCATGGCCGGGGACGAGGTCACCGGCGTCGAGGTCATGCGGATGACCGAGGGACTGGACGAGGGGCCGGTGCTGGCGACGGCGACGGTGCGGATCGGGCCGCTCGACACCGCCGGGACCCTGCACGACCGGCTGGCGGGGGCCGCCGCCGAGCTGATCGTCGCCACCCTGCCGGCCATCGAAGGCGGGGCGGCGGCGGAGACGCCGCAGGCCGACGACGGCGTCACCTACGCCAAGAAGATCCGTCCCAAGGAAGCCCGCCTCAACTGGGCCAAGCCTGGCGTCGAGGTCGACCGCAAGATCCGCGGCCTGTCGCCCTTTCCCGGCGCCTGGTTCCAGCTGCCGACCGACAAGGGCCCGGTGCGGGTGAAGGCCCTGCTCAGCGCCTTCGAGGACGCCGACGGGGCGCCGGGGACGGTGCTCGACGACCGCCTGCTGGTGGCATGCGGCGAGGGCGCCGTGCGCCTGCTGCGCGTGCAGCGCGAGGGGAAAGGCCCGCAGGACGCGGAGACGTTCCTGCGCGGCGCGCCGGTGGCGGCCGGGACGCAGCTCGGCTGA
- the truA gene encoding tRNA pseudouridine(38-40) synthase TruA, producing MPRYRLTLEYDGRPYHGFQAQGALASVQASLERAVKGFTGEVLRVHTAGRTDAGVHATGQVVHVDLAKDWKPEVVRDALNAHLVPEPIVVLEASVAPEGWHARFSATERRYLYRILNRKSPPGLDQGRVWHVKKPLDAEAMHAAAQALVGHHDFTTFRDLACQAKSPMKTLDVVRVRREGELVLLDFASRSFLHRQVRSMTGSIAEVGVGRWSAEDLRASLAARDRTACGPVAPADGLYLTGVSYAS from the coding sequence ATGCCCCGCTACAGGCTCACCCTCGAGTATGACGGCCGGCCCTACCACGGCTTCCAGGCGCAGGGAGCGCTGGCGTCTGTTCAGGCCTCGCTGGAGCGCGCGGTGAAGGGGTTCACCGGCGAGGTGCTGCGCGTGCACACCGCCGGCCGCACCGACGCCGGCGTGCACGCCACCGGCCAGGTGGTGCATGTCGATCTGGCCAAGGACTGGAAGCCGGAAGTGGTCCGCGACGCCCTCAACGCCCACCTCGTGCCCGAGCCCATCGTGGTGCTGGAGGCCAGCGTCGCGCCGGAGGGCTGGCATGCCCGGTTCTCGGCCACCGAGCGGCGCTACCTCTACCGGATCCTCAACCGCAAGAGCCCGCCGGGCCTGGACCAGGGCCGGGTCTGGCACGTGAAGAAGCCGCTGGACGCCGAGGCCATGCACGCCGCCGCCCAGGCGCTGGTGGGTCACCACGACTTCACCACCTTCCGCGACCTGGCCTGCCAGGCGAAGTCGCCGATGAAGACGCTCGACGTGGTGCGCGTGCGGCGCGAGGGCGAGCTGGTGCTGCTGGACTTCGCCTCGCGCTCCTTCCTGCACCGCCAGGTCCGCTCGATGACCGGATCGATCGCGGAGGTGGGCGTCGGCCGCTGGAGCGCCGAGGACCTGAGGGCGTCGCTGGCGGCCCGCGACCGCACCGCCTGCGGCCCGGTGGCGCCGGCTGACGGCCTCTACCTGACCGGCGTCAGCTACGCGTCCTGA
- the dapE gene encoding succinyl-diaminopimelate desuccinylase, whose protein sequence is MPAAIDAVELTRELIRRPSVTPADAGAMDVVERVLAGLGFACRRMKFGEIENLYARFGTARPNLCFAGHTDVVPVGDAAAWSQGAFDAEVVDGVLIGRGAVDMKSAIAAFAAAAAGAIAAGQVKGSLSFLITGDEEGVATHGTKMVVEALAAEGEVIDHCVVGEPTSSATFGDMVKVGRRGSINAEITVEGVQGHVAYPHRAANPTPVLIRLLARLQDRALDDGYPEFQPSNLEVTMIDVPNTATNVIPGVARARLNIRFNPNHKGAELAAWMEAEAQAVAEGFRGKVTVVPQISGEAFLTAPGPFTDVVAAAVREAAGREPELSTSGGTSDARFIRALCPVVELGLVGATMHQVDERAPVEEIRQLQAVYARLIERYFQAFGS, encoded by the coding sequence ATGCCCGCCGCCATAGACGCCGTCGAACTCACCCGCGAGCTGATCCGCCGCCCCTCGGTCACCCCGGCGGACGCCGGGGCCATGGACGTGGTCGAGCGGGTGCTGGCCGGCCTCGGCTTCGCCTGCCGGCGGATGAAGTTCGGCGAGATCGAGAACCTCTACGCCCGCTTCGGGACGGCGCGCCCGAACCTCTGCTTCGCCGGCCATACCGACGTGGTGCCGGTGGGCGACGCGGCCGCCTGGAGCCAGGGCGCCTTCGACGCCGAGGTGGTGGACGGGGTGCTGATCGGTCGCGGCGCGGTCGACATGAAGAGCGCCATCGCCGCCTTCGCCGCCGCCGCGGCGGGCGCCATCGCCGCCGGCCAGGTGAAGGGCTCGCTGTCCTTCCTGATCACCGGCGACGAAGAGGGCGTGGCCACCCACGGCACCAAGATGGTGGTCGAGGCGCTGGCCGCCGAGGGCGAGGTCATCGATCACTGCGTGGTGGGCGAACCGACCTCCTCGGCGACCTTCGGCGACATGGTCAAGGTCGGCCGCCGCGGCTCCATCAACGCCGAGATCACCGTCGAGGGCGTCCAGGGCCACGTCGCCTACCCGCACCGCGCCGCCAACCCGACGCCGGTGCTGATCCGCCTGCTGGCTCGGTTGCAGGACCGCGCGCTGGACGACGGCTATCCCGAGTTCCAGCCGTCGAACCTGGAAGTCACCATGATCGACGTGCCCAACACCGCCACCAACGTCATTCCCGGCGTGGCGCGGGCGCGGCTGAACATCCGCTTCAATCCCAACCACAAGGGCGCGGAGCTGGCCGCCTGGATGGAGGCCGAGGCCCAGGCCGTGGCCGAGGGCTTCCGCGGCAAGGTCACCGTGGTCCCGCAGATCAGCGGCGAGGCCTTCCTCACCGCGCCGGGGCCGTTCACGGATGTGGTCGCCGCAGCCGTGCGCGAGGCCGCCGGCCGCGAGCCGGAACTGTCCACCTCCGGCGGCACCTCCGACGCCCGCTTCATCCGCGCCCTCTGCCCGGTGGTGGAGCTCGGCCTCGTGGGGGCCACCATGCACCAGGTGGACGAGCGCGCGCCGGTCGAGGAGATCCGCCAGCTGCAGGCCGTCTACGCGCGGCTGATCGAGCGCTACTTCCAGGCCTTCGGCTCATAG